The following are encoded together in the Candidatus Manganitrophus noduliformans genome:
- a CDS encoding alpha/beta hydrolase family protein, translating to MNRLNQAILFLLLFLSMAACIEYPNKHRETPGVRTNPIFSLQDPGPPYQAIQRTVFHQDDGYIVEEVHLGAMTVRVWQPEGNGPFPAILLLPGIWGDRIISGFAQELVKKGFICLQFSSQRYLTGLRSAAVRLDTLAELIRLQVAEAAQLVDWLSRQPSVDAKRIGLLGISLGAIVGALLTEADGQIEATAYLLGGGNLPEIMASPQGYVKGRIRDRIMLANGWSAEEFKREAITALKPVDPLTYAGRLDPERILMVNGRFDKVIPHTNARELWKALGQPDWIVLPAGHYTASLFDRYIRYRVARHFLEKLTPQQSLTQK from the coding sequence ATGAACCGGCTGAATCAGGCCATTCTCTTTTTGCTTCTCTTTTTATCGATGGCCGCCTGTATCGAGTACCCCAACAAACATAGAGAGACCCCCGGCGTGAGAACCAATCCGATCTTCTCCCTCCAAGATCCCGGTCCGCCCTACCAGGCGATTCAGCGGACCGTTTTTCATCAGGACGACGGTTACATCGTTGAAGAAGTTCACCTCGGCGCCATGACGGTCCGCGTCTGGCAGCCGGAGGGGAATGGACCCTTTCCGGCGATCCTCCTGCTCCCCGGCATCTGGGGCGACCGCATCATTTCAGGTTTTGCGCAAGAGCTCGTCAAAAAGGGATTCATTTGTTTGCAGTTCAGCAGCCAACGCTACCTGACCGGCCTCCGCAGCGCCGCGGTGAGGCTCGACACCCTCGCGGAGCTGATCCGGCTGCAGGTGGCGGAGGCGGCGCAGCTTGTCGATTGGCTCTCCCGCCAGCCCTCCGTCGATGCAAAACGGATCGGCCTCCTCGGCATCAGTCTCGGCGCGATTGTCGGCGCCCTTCTTACGGAAGCCGACGGTCAGATCGAAGCGACGGCCTATCTCCTCGGCGGGGGAAATCTTCCCGAGATCATGGCCTCCCCACAAGGATATGTCAAAGGAAGAATTCGGGACCGGATCATGCTCGCGAACGGGTGGAGCGCCGAGGAATTCAAACGGGAAGCGATCACCGCGCTGAAACCGGTCGACCCGCTCACCTATGCAGGGCGGCTCGACCCGGAGCGGATCTTGATGGTCAATGGCCGCTTCGACAAGGTGATCCCTCATACGAACGCCCGAGAACTTTGGAAGGCATTGGGACAGCCCGACTGGATCGTCCTCCCCGCCGGACACTACACCGCTTCACTTTTCGACCGCTACATTCGGTACCGGGTCGCCCGGCATTTTCTGGAAAAATTGACTCCGCAGCAGTCCTTAACTCAAAAATGA
- a CDS encoding VOC family protein, with protein sequence MSVHVYGLGHIAIEVDDLEKGIAFYQDVFNLEKLDDGEGDAFFKLGEHQFLAMFEVDEVKPDRTRHFALIVRDDKQVMEVREKVGKKYGLTLEPRFRCDFRDPFGNRIQVIDLHDESMVWLLPYQEVQKTGITFSD encoded by the coding sequence ATGAGCGTGCATGTCTACGGCTTGGGTCACATTGCAATCGAAGTGGATGACTTGGAGAAGGGGATCGCTTTCTACCAGGATGTCTTCAATCTCGAAAAACTCGATGATGGGGAAGGAGACGCTTTTTTCAAGCTCGGCGAGCATCAGTTCTTGGCTATGTTCGAGGTCGACGAGGTGAAGCCCGACCGGACGCGGCATTTTGCCCTCATCGTGCGGGACGACAAACAGGTGATGGAAGTCCGCGAAAAAGTCGGTAAAAAATATGGGCTCACGCTGGAACCGCGGTTCCGTTGCGACTTCCGCGACCCATTCGGCAACCGGATTCAGGTGATTGATTTGCACGACGAGTCGATGGTGTGGCTGCTGCCGTATCAAGAAGTACAGAAGACGGGGATCACATTTTCCGATTAA
- a CDS encoding outer membrane beta-barrel protein, which translates to MIRIRRVWKAVIGVALIFFLLSGQALAEEKERKKFDLSAAFRYSLPIGEEEPGLDWSDLYEVGSVVALELSYRATRRVAVYVGGAYHLYRAKEISLETPAGTVDGRFNDQELLSVYLGVKGYLFGPALPQEAAGIDPYLRADVGFTQFNGADFNAEPIADRSRKFAFSFGVGADVLTYTNVLLFFEIKYEDHGIPDEAGESFRAMPISVGVRYLM; encoded by the coding sequence ATGATTCGAATTCGGAGGGTGTGGAAAGCGGTCATCGGCGTGGCTCTCATTTTTTTTCTCCTTTCCGGCCAGGCCCTGGCGGAAGAGAAGGAACGGAAGAAGTTCGATCTCTCGGCCGCCTTTCGGTACAGTCTTCCGATCGGAGAGGAAGAGCCGGGATTGGATTGGTCGGACCTCTATGAGGTGGGCTCCGTGGTGGCGCTCGAATTGAGCTATCGCGCCACCCGTCGTGTCGCCGTCTACGTTGGAGGGGCCTACCATCTCTACCGGGCGAAAGAGATTTCGCTGGAGACCCCTGCGGGGACCGTCGACGGGCGGTTTAACGATCAGGAGCTGCTCTCGGTTTATCTGGGGGTGAAGGGATATCTTTTCGGTCCGGCCCTTCCGCAAGAGGCGGCCGGCATCGATCCTTACCTGCGGGCCGATGTCGGTTTCACGCAATTCAACGGGGCGGACTTCAACGCCGAACCGATCGCCGATCGGAGCCGGAAGTTCGCCTTCTCCTTCGGCGTCGGCGCCGATGTCCTCACCTACACGAATGTTCTCCTTTTCTTCGAGATAAAATATGAGGATCACGGTATCCCCGATGAAGCGGGGGAGTCGTTCCGCGCGATGCCGATTTCGGTGGGCGTTCGGTATTTGATGTAG
- a CDS encoding PilZ domain-containing protein: MTDDQCASKRVPFITDIDIVGVGKRRTMDLSIGGMYIEMVADFQTGAEFELRFKLADADPDEIRVRARVLYIHPGIGAGVSFLNLSVQNEEKIRKWIDRGSN, from the coding sequence ATGACGGATGACCAGTGCGCATCAAAACGGGTCCCCTTCATTACAGATATCGACATTGTCGGTGTTGGGAAGCGGCGCACCATGGACCTGAGCATCGGCGGGATGTACATTGAAATGGTGGCCGATTTTCAGACCGGAGCCGAATTCGAGCTTCGCTTCAAACTGGCCGACGCCGACCCGGACGAAATCCGCGTCCGCGCCCGCGTCCTCTACATTCATCCCGGCATCGGCGCCGGCGTCTCGTTCCTCAATCTCTCCGTCCAAAACGAAGAAAAAATCCGGAAGTGGATCGACCGGGGTTCGAATTAA